The proteins below are encoded in one region of Elgaria multicarinata webbii isolate HBS135686 ecotype San Diego chromosome 8, rElgMul1.1.pri, whole genome shotgun sequence:
- the HES1 gene encoding transcription factor HES-1 isoform X2 yields MPADLMEKSSSSPVAATPASVHATPDKPRTASDHRKSSKPIMEKRRRARINESLGQLKTLILDALKKDSSRHSKLEKADILEMTVKHLRNLQRAQMTAALNTDPTVLGKYRAGFNECMNEVTRFLSTCEGVNTEVRTRLLGHLASCMGQINTMNYPTPPPAALPPAPGAQHGASFGQPLVQVPAGAAPPAGNVVPCKLGNPAGEATKVYGGFQLVPASDGQFAFLIPNTAFAPHGANAALPLYANGGAGSGLRPAIAISPGSGAPSLPADSIWRPW; encoded by the exons ATGCCCGCCGACTTGATGGAGAAGAGCTCCTCGTCGCCCGTGGCCGCCACCCCGGCTAGCGTGCACGCCACCCCGGACAAGCCCCGCACGGCGTCCGACCACCGCAAG TCCTCCAAGCCCATCATGGAGAAGCGGCGGCGAGCGCGCATCAACGAGAGCCTGGGGCAGCTGAAGACCCTCATCCTCGACGCCCTCAAGAAAGAC AGCTCCCGGCACTCAAAACTGGAGAAGGCAGACATATTAGAAATGACAGTCAAGCATTTGCGGAACCTGCAACGCGCCCAGATGACGG CTGCACTGAACACGGATCCCACAGTGTTGGGCAAATACCGGGCTGGTTTCAACGAGTGCATGAACGAAGTGACCCGCTTCCTCTCCACCTGCGAGGGGGTGAACACGGAGGTGCGCACCCGCCTGCTTGGACACCTGGCCAGCTGCatgggccagatcaacaccatGAACTATCCTACCCCGCCGCCTGCAGCGCTGCCCCCAGCTCCGGGGGCTCAGCACGGGGCCTCTTTTGGGCAGCCTCTGGTGCAGGTCCCCGCTGGAGCAGCACCCCCTGCGGGAAACGTGGTACCTTGCAAGCTGGGCAACCCGGCCGGGGAAGCCACCAAGGTGTACGGGGGCTTTCAGCTGGTGCCAGCCTCCGACGGGCAGTTTGCCTTCCTCATCCCCAACACGGCCTTTGCTCCCCACGGCGCCAACGCGGCCCTCCCGCTCTATGCCAATGGAGGGGCGGGTTCAGGGCTCCGCCCTGCCATCGCCATCTCCCCTGGATCCGGCGCCCCGTCGCTCCCGGCAGATTCCATTTGGAGACCTTGGTGA
- the HES1 gene encoding transcription factor HES-1 isoform X1, translating to MPADLMEKSSSSPVAATPASVHATPDKPRTASDHRKVKAAPSRGGSGGGGLAGWLAGSRLTRAFPRGFLQSSKPIMEKRRRARINESLGQLKTLILDALKKDSSRHSKLEKADILEMTVKHLRNLQRAQMTAALNTDPTVLGKYRAGFNECMNEVTRFLSTCEGVNTEVRTRLLGHLASCMGQINTMNYPTPPPAALPPAPGAQHGASFGQPLVQVPAGAAPPAGNVVPCKLGNPAGEATKVYGGFQLVPASDGQFAFLIPNTAFAPHGANAALPLYANGGAGSGLRPAIAISPGSGAPSLPADSIWRPW from the exons ATGCCCGCCGACTTGATGGAGAAGAGCTCCTCGTCGCCCGTGGCCGCCACCCCGGCTAGCGTGCACGCCACCCCGGACAAGCCCCGCACGGCGTCCGACCACCGCAAGGTAAAGGCCGCGCCGTCGAGGGGCGGGAGCGGGGGCggcgggctggctggctggctggcgggctCCCGGCTCACGCGTGCCTTTCCTCGGGGCTTCTTGCAGTCCTCCAAGCCCATCATGGAGAAGCGGCGGCGAGCGCGCATCAACGAGAGCCTGGGGCAGCTGAAGACCCTCATCCTCGACGCCCTCAAGAAAGAC AGCTCCCGGCACTCAAAACTGGAGAAGGCAGACATATTAGAAATGACAGTCAAGCATTTGCGGAACCTGCAACGCGCCCAGATGACGG CTGCACTGAACACGGATCCCACAGTGTTGGGCAAATACCGGGCTGGTTTCAACGAGTGCATGAACGAAGTGACCCGCTTCCTCTCCACCTGCGAGGGGGTGAACACGGAGGTGCGCACCCGCCTGCTTGGACACCTGGCCAGCTGCatgggccagatcaacaccatGAACTATCCTACCCCGCCGCCTGCAGCGCTGCCCCCAGCTCCGGGGGCTCAGCACGGGGCCTCTTTTGGGCAGCCTCTGGTGCAGGTCCCCGCTGGAGCAGCACCCCCTGCGGGAAACGTGGTACCTTGCAAGCTGGGCAACCCGGCCGGGGAAGCCACCAAGGTGTACGGGGGCTTTCAGCTGGTGCCAGCCTCCGACGGGCAGTTTGCCTTCCTCATCCCCAACACGGCCTTTGCTCCCCACGGCGCCAACGCGGCCCTCCCGCTCTATGCCAATGGAGGGGCGGGTTCAGGGCTCCGCCCTGCCATCGCCATCTCCCCTGGATCCGGCGCCCCGTCGCTCCCGGCAGATTCCATTTGGAGACCTTGGTGA